The genome window CCGGCTTCCAGCAGCACGAGGCGGCGCGCCTCGCTGCGGCAGCCGCCACGCTGGAGCGGCAGGCCCAGCGGATCGCGGCGCCGCGGGCGCGCGAGCTGCTGCAGGACCAGGCGGCGAAGGCCCGGGAGGTGGCGCGCCTCTACCGGGCGCAGGCGCAGATCGCCACGCCCACCGCTCCGGTGCCGGCCCAGCCCCGCGGCAAGCCGGCGCCTCCCGCCGGTTAGCCGATCCTGCTGCTGGCCAGGGCTGCCGGCAGCGCCGCCGCCAGCGCGGCGAGTTCCGCGTCGCTGGTCGTGGCCCCCAGGCTGAAGCGCACCGTGCCCCGGGCCTCCTGCGCGGAGAGCCCCATCGCCAGCAGCACGTGGGAGGGCTCCATCGCTCCCGTGGAGCAGGCCGCCCCGTGGGAGCAGGCGATGCCCGCCAGATCGAGGGCGACGAGGAGCGTCTCGCCGTCGGCGCCGGGGAAGCGCGCGTTGACGATCCCGGGGATCCGGGGCGCCGCCGCCCCGTGGATCACCACGCCGGGCGCGATCTCGCGCAGCAGGCGCTCGAGCGCGGCGCTCCGCTCCTCGAGGAGCCGCACCCGCGCCTCCCGCTCCCGCGAGGCAGCCTCAGCCACCGCACCGAAGGCGGCGATCGCCGGCAGCGCCGGTGTGCCGCCGCGGAAGCCGCGCTCCTGGTGCCCCGGGACCAGCGCCGGCAGCTCGACGCCGCGGCGCAGGGCGAGGGCGCCGACGCCGGGGAGCCCGCCGAGCTTGTGCGCGGAGAGGGCGAGGCTGTCCGCACGGGACCAGCTCTCGGCGAGGTCGAGCTTGCCCGCAGCCTGCACGGCGTCGCAGTGGAAGTGGGCGCCAGCCTCGCGGGCTGCTGCGGCCACCTCCGCCACGGGCTGCACCACGCCGGTCTCGTTGTTGGCGAGCTGCACGGCCACGAGCGCGGCGCGCCGGCCTGCGAGCGCCGCCGGCGAGATCCTGCCGCTCGGATCCGCGCCGAGGGAGAGGACGGAGGCCCCCTGGGTGCCGGCAGCGGCGGCGGCCTGCAGCACCGAGGGATGCTCCGCCGCGCCCACCGCCAGCACCGCCTCGGGCGCCCGCCGCGCCACGCCGAGCACCACGGCAGCGTTCGCCTCGGTGGCGGAGCCGGTGAAGATCAGCTCGCGGGGCTCACAGCCCACCAGCCGCGCCACCTGCTCCCGGGCCTTCTCGAGGAGGGCACGGGCGGCGCGGCCCGCTGCATGGACGGACGAGGGGTTGCCGGGGCCGAGCTCGAGGGCGCGCCCCACCGCCTCCGCGGCGGCGGGGTGCAGGGGCGCTCCCGCTGCCCAGTCGAGATAGGCGCGGGCCACGGCGCTACTCGTCCTGGCCGTAATCGAGCAGCGGGACGCCGGGCTTCTCGTCGACGCCCCACTCCTCGCAGAAGCGCTTCACCAGGCTCTTCTTGAAGGCCTCGCGCTCGCTCTTGCCGAGGCGCGCCACCGGGATCCGGGCGCCTGCCATCTGGCCGTGGCCACCGGCGGTGCCGCCCAGCTCCTCCACCACCTCGCGGATCAGCCTGCCGGCGTTCATCCGCCTGTCGTTGGTGCGCAGGGAGAGGAAGAGGTTCTCCTCGTAGATCGCGAAGGCCAGCGACCACTTGATCCCTTCGAGGAAGAGATGCCGCTCGGCGACCTCCGCCACCATGTCGGGCGAGTAGATGTCGCCGAGGTCGGTGATCACGGCATTGCCGTAGACCACGCCCTTCTCGATCGCGGTGTGGAAGAGCCGGAAGTACGCGGCCGGGAGTCGCGGGTGCTCGATCTGCGCCAGCGCTTCCTTGTCCGCGAGGGGGAAGAGCCAGAGGTAGGCGTCGACGTCCACGTCCTCGGTCTCGCGGCCGAGGTCCCGGGTGTCCGCCTTGATCCCGTAAAAGAGGGCGGTGGCCGCCTCGCGGCTCGGGGTGACGCCCAGGGCCCGCAGGTATTCCACCGCGATGGTCGAGGTGGCGCCGTAGTCGCCGCCGACCTCCGCCACCGCTGCGAGCTTGCTCTCCGGCCGCTCGGGGTGGTGGTCGAAGATCACGTCGGGGAAGTAGCGGGCGGGCAGGGAGTGGTTGCCCATCTCCGGCTGCGTATCGCAGATGGCGATGAGATCGTGCTCGTCGAAGACCACCCGGGAGATCGAGACCACCGGCAGCTTGAGCACTTTGAGCAGCGCCCGGTTCTCGGCCCGGCCGATGATGCCGCCGTACGCGATGGTGCTCTTGAGGCCGGCCTTCTCCTCGAAGATCTGGGCGAGCGCCAGCGCCGCCGCGATCGAGTCCGGATCCGGGTTGTCGTGGGTGAGGATCAGCGCCTTCTTGCGGGAACGGGCCAGCTGCACGAGGCGCTCGGCTCGATCCTTCAGGCTCTCGCTGGGAAGCTTGCGTGGCGTGGGGGCCATCCTGGGGCTCGCGCCACGCTGTTCGCCAGTGGCTCGCGCGCGCTCGCTGGAGAGCGCGGATCTTGATGGGTTGGGCATCCTAGACAAGGCCTCCGTGGAGGTCAAACACGCGGAACCGCACCTTCGAATTAATCATCTCCGACCCGGATGGGGGTGGGGCCGGGACGAAGTGCTGCCACTCAGACGAGGGCACGGAGCTTCCGCAGGTTCTCGGGGTAGCGCTCGGGCTCCGGGGTCTCCAGCACGCCGATCGCTCCGGTGAAGCGCTCGTCGCCGAGGAGGAGGCGGAAGGGGAGGAGGCCCATGGCGCCGTCCCCGATCTCCTCGTGTCGGTCCACCCTGCAGCCGAGGGGCTTCTTGCAATCGTTCAAGTGGAAGCCGCGCACCCGCTGCAGGCCGCCGATCGCCTCCTCGAGGGAGGCGAAGGTGGAGGCGTAGCCCGCCTCGTTGGTGAGGTCGTAGCCTGCGGCAAAGGCGTGGCAGGTGTCGAAGCAGACGCCGAGCCGCTCCTTCGTCCCGCTGGCGGCGAAGATGCGGCCCAGCTCGCGGAAGTCGGCGGCGATGGCGGTGCCCTGCCCGGCGGTGTTCTCCAGCCAGACCTGCACCTGGCCCGGCACCCTGGCGAGGGCCGCGTCGATCGCCTCGGCGATGAGCTCGATCCCCTCGTCGTGGTCGGCGCAGGAGCCCGGGTGGATCACCAGCCCCGGGATGCCGAGGGCCTCGCAGCGATCGAGCTCGTCGACGAAGGCGTCGAGGCTCTTCTCCCGGAGCTCGCTCCCTGCAGGCGCCGCGAGGTTGATCAGGTAGGAGGCATGGGCCATCACCGGCAGGCCGGTGGAGCGGGCCTCCGCCCGGAAGGCGGCGACCTCCGAAGGGTCGAGGGGTTTGGCCTTCCACCCGCGGGCGTTCTTCACGAAGATCTGCAACGCTTCAGCGCCGTGCTCGCGCGCCCTGCCGAAGGCCTTCGACGGGCCGCCAGCGATCGATTCGTGTGCCCCGAGGATCAAAGCCGCCTCCCAACTGCCGAAAAGGCGCCGCTGTATACCGGCGCGCTCGCAGCATGGCAACGCGGAGCGTCGTTGCGAGAGGGCGCGGGGTCTCGGAGCTGCAAAAAGCGAAAACGGCCGCCCCGGCAAGGAGCGACCGTTCGGCGAGGGGAGGGCGTGGCCCCTACTGCGCCACGGCGCTGGGCCGGCTCCGCGCGATCTGCACGAAGCGGGTGCCGTTCTCGAAGCAATTCTCGATCGCCTCGATCAGCAGGTTGCGCAGGCCCGAGCTCGGCATCCGCAGGGTCTCGTAGTAGCGCTGCCTGTCGGCCCCGTGGATGACCGGGGGCAGGTAGCCGCCGCGGAGGAGGTAGAGCGTCTGGAGCAGCCGGGCGATCTTTCCGTTGTGCTCCGCGAAGGGGAAGACCTGCATGAAGGCCCAGTGCACGTGGGCCGCCTGGCGGATCGGGTGGTACTCCTTGAACTCCGCGGTGGCGGTGAACTTG of Vulgatibacter sp. contains these proteins:
- a CDS encoding cysteine desulfurase family protein, giving the protein MARAYLDWAAGAPLHPAAAEAVGRALELGPGNPSSVHAAGRAARALLEKAREQVARLVGCEPRELIFTGSATEANAAVVLGVARRAPEAVLAVGAAEHPSVLQAAAAAGTQGASVLSLGADPSGRISPAALAGRRAALVAVQLANNETGVVQPVAEVAAAAREAGAHFHCDAVQAAGKLDLAESWSRADSLALSAHKLGGLPGVGALALRRGVELPALVPGHQERGFRGGTPALPAIAAFGAVAEAASREREARVRLLEERSAALERLLREIAPGVVIHGAAAPRIPGIVNARFPGADGETLLVALDLAGIACSHGAACSTGAMEPSHVLLAMGLSAQEARGTVRFSLGATTSDAELAALAAALPAALASSRIG
- a CDS encoding DHH family phosphoesterase, which translates into the protein MAPTPRKLPSESLKDRAERLVQLARSRKKALILTHDNPDPDSIAAALALAQIFEEKAGLKSTIAYGGIIGRAENRALLKVLKLPVVSISRVVFDEHDLIAICDTQPEMGNHSLPARYFPDVIFDHHPERPESKLAAVAEVGGDYGATSTIAVEYLRALGVTPSREAATALFYGIKADTRDLGRETEDVDVDAYLWLFPLADKEALAQIEHPRLPAAYFRLFHTAIEKGVVYGNAVITDLGDIYSPDMVAEVAERHLFLEGIKWSLAFAIYEENLFLSLRTNDRRMNAGRLIREVVEELGGTAGGHGQMAGARIPVARLGKSEREAFKKSLVKRFCEEWGVDEKPGVPLLDYGQDE
- a CDS encoding deoxyribonuclease IV — translated: MILGAHESIAGGPSKAFGRAREHGAEALQIFVKNARGWKAKPLDPSEVAAFRAEARSTGLPVMAHASYLINLAAPAGSELREKSLDAFVDELDRCEALGIPGLVIHPGSCADHDEGIELIAEAIDAALARVPGQVQVWLENTAGQGTAIAADFRELGRIFAASGTKERLGVCFDTCHAFAAGYDLTNEAGYASTFASLEEAIGGLQRVRGFHLNDCKKPLGCRVDRHEEIGDGAMGLLPFRLLLGDERFTGAIGVLETPEPERYPENLRKLRALV